The following are encoded in a window of Castanea sativa cultivar Marrone di Chiusa Pesio chromosome 5, ASM4071231v1 genomic DNA:
- the LOC142635894 gene encoding uncharacterized protein LOC142635894, whose product MVTRECTFETKILYPECTCPFTCQNGQVTSTYVANKYLEDFGKNPNWEVSGVKHHVMQQISVDLSISQVYRSRKAARGLIIGNEKAQYGLLKDYAEMIRRTDVGSKVILQTEMENENVEPKYKRMYIRYNAQKVGFLGGCRPFVGLDGCHLKGRFGGQLLFITAKDGNDNIFPVAMAVVVEDNKDRWISFLEQFANDIGKLEELNLALLPVMETLFLIVEHKYCVKHTYNNFKVNDNSMELKSVLWRCANTTSVREFERAMDHPNSLDEEARDKPILSMLEWIRVRLMTRLYTKEIGIEKSGGKLCSSIKVKLEKLKLESKSFCVMPSMREVEGLLHTDNDPRPHLHHRHNPQLSLTLWPYPYPTRKQGHNHSHKLHNHKLHGHSHQLHGHRTQVSGTLQTSGRGAP is encoded by the exons ATGGTGACTAGAGAATGCACATTTGAGACCAAGATACTTTATCCTGAGTGTACCTGCCCCTTTACATGTCAAAATGGACAAGTTACATCAACCTATGTGGCAAACAAGTATTTGGAGGATTTTGGTAAGAATCCTAATTGGGAGGTCTCAGGTGTTAAGCACCATGTGATGCAGCAAATTTCAGTTGATTTAAGTATTAGTCAGGTGTATAGATCAAGGAAGGCAGCTAGGGGACTGATTATTGGGAATGAAAAGGCTCAGTATGGCCTACTTAAAGATTATGCAGAAATGATAAGGAGGACAGATGTAGGAAGCAAAGTGATTCTACAAACAGAGATGGAAAATGAGAATGTAGAACCCAAGTATAAAAGGATGTACATTAGGTACAATGCTCAAAAGGTTGGCTTTCTAGGTGGTTGTAGACCCTTTGTTGGGCTGGATGGATGCCACTTGAAGGGGAGGTTTGGTGGGCAATTATTGTTTATCACTGCCAAGGATGGAAATGACAATATATTCCCAGTGGCAATGGCTGTGGTTGTGGAAGATAACAAGGACAGATGGATCTCGTTCTTAGAGCAGTTTGCAAATGACATTGGCAAGCTAGAGGAGCTCAATCTG GCTCTTCTACCTGTAATGGAGACTCTATTCCTAATTGTGGAGCACAAGTATTGTGTGAAGCACACATACAACAACTTTAAGGTTAACGACAATAGCATGGAGTTGAAGAGTGTATTGTGGAGGTGTGCTAACACAACATCAGTCAGGGAATTTGAGAGGGCGATGGACCATCCTAATAGTTTGGATGAAGAA GCTAGAGACAAGCCCATCTTATCAATGCTGGAGTGGATTAGAGTTAGGCTTATGACCAGGCTGTATACAAAGGAGATTGGCATAGAAAAGTCTGGTGGTAAGTTGTGTTCAAGCATAAAGGTCAAGTTGGAGAAGTTAAAATTAGAGTCTAAGAGCTTCTGTGTAATGCCATCTATGAG GGAAGTGGAAGGCCTTCTACACACAGACAATGATCCCAGGCCCCATCTTCATCACAGACACAATCCTCAGCTCAGCCTTACACTATGGCCTTATCCTTATCCAACCAGGAAGCAGGGTCACAACCACAGCCATAAACTCCATAACCACAAGCTCCATGGTCATAGCCACCAACTCCATGGTCACAGAACCCAAGTTAGTGGTACTCTTCAGACTTCAGGTAGAGGAGCTCCTTAG
- the LOC142636765 gene encoding putative receptor-like protein kinase At3g47110, producing MRTRLLCSIHFLAILLLFYVNSTFTVLSSNTGSSSYFGGNETDYQALLAFKTKITQDPRNVLSSWNDSLHFCQWEGVTCGRKHRRVTVLNLTSRGLVGSLSPYIGNLSFMRVIDLSNNTIGGKIHNEVGRLFRLQVLKLSKNSFQGEIPANLSHCSNLKYFEVGNNNLSGSIPMEFASLSKLVGIYAYKNYLTGGIPPFIGNLSSLHYLSLTYNVLEGQIPNALGQLRSIEFLALGGNKLLGLIPSSLYNLSSMTALSLPANELSGSLPTNLFLTLPHLQRLQIFENQFNGSLPASLSNASKLQKFDAGANNFTGKVSINFGGLQLLDLISIYDNNLGSGDADELDFFKSLVNCSRLRELILAENQFKGMLPNVLGNLSAQLELFVINHNLIFGEIPSGIVKLISMTQLWMNANKFTGTIPSDIGNLQKLQRLFLHNNKLSGLLPITLGNLSLVSDMHFENNRLQGTIPSSIGKCKNLNLLNLSQNNLSGPIPKQLFAISTLSTSLNLARNFLIGPLPPEVGNLVHLSELDISENKLSGEIPGSLSSCTSLEYLYMEGNFFRGVIPTSLSTSRGIQVIDLSRNKLSGQIPNFLDKLSLKNLNLSFNDFEGEVPTKGVFANASALSIVGNDRLCGGISKLKLPRCVTKENKKMKWHLAIKILISVACVILVVTTVSFFLFYWHKNRRKENTSGSYLRKSLLKVSYQTLLKATDGFSSANLIGVGSFGSVYKGILGEDGSIVAVKVLNLQRRGAFRSFISECETLKNIRHRNLVKIITSCSSVDFHGDDFKALVYEFMPNGNLENWLHDLETDFGQVKMQNLNLLQRINIAIDVACALDYLHHHCPMPVVHCDLKPSNILFDNDMIAHVGDFGLAKFLLEQTNLKQSSSIGIRGTIGYTPPEYGLGSEVSTKGDVYSYGILLLEMITGKRPTDSMFDGGLNLHNYASIAWPNRVLEIADPKLLNNNDEVIGNHNCTLTNRTNECLISMVKLGLACSMELPQERWDISKAISELQLARDLLLGARI from the exons ATGAGAACGAGACTATTGTGCTCAATTCACTTCCTAGCCATCCTTCTCTTGTTCTATGTAAACTCAACTTTTACTGTCTTATCTAGCAATACTGGCAGCTCTAGTTATTTTGGTGGGAATGAGACGGATTATCAGGCTTTGTTGGCCTTCAAGACAAAGATAACACAAGACCCTAGAAACGTATTGAGCTCATGGAATGATTCCCTCCATTTTTGCCAGTGGGAAGGTGTAACATGCGGCCGCAAGCATAGAAGAGTCACTGTATTAAACCTTACGTCCAGAGGTTTGGTGGGTTCCTTGTCTCCATACATAGGCAACCTCAGCTTCATGAGGGTAATCGATCTCTCGAACAACACCATTGGAGGCAAGATTCATAATGAAGTTGGTCGTCTATTTAGGTTGCAAGTATTGAAACTAAGTAAAAACTCCTTCCAAGGAGAAATTCCTGCAAACCTTTCCCATTGCTCCAACCTCAAGTACTTTGAGGTCGGTAATAATAACCTTTCAGGATCAATCCCAATGGAGTTTGCTTCTTTGTCAAAACTGGTGGGAATTTATGCTTACAAAAACTATCTCACAGGAGGAATCCCACCTTTCATTGGTAACCTTAGCTCTCTCCATTACTTATCTCTAACCTATAATGTCTTGGAAGGACAGATTCCAAATGCCTTAGGTCAACTAAGAAGCATAGAATTTCTTGCACTGGGAGGAAACAAACTCTTGGGTTTGATTCCTTCGTCTTTGTATAATCTTTCGTCTATGACTGCTTTATCATTGCCTGCAAATGAGCTTAGTGGAAGTCTTCCCACAAACTTATTCCTCACCCTTCCCCATCTCCAGCGgcttcaaatttttgaaaaccaATTTAACGGATCTCTTCCAGCCTCATTATCTAATGCTTCAAAGCTACAAAAATTTGACGCTGGAGCGAACAATTTTACGGGAAAAGTTTCAATCAATTTTGGAGGCTTACAGCTTTTGGAtttaatatctatttatgataatAATTTAGGAAGCGGAGATGCTGATGAATTGGATTTCTTTAAATCTCTGGTCAACTGTAGCCGCTTGCGGGAGTTGATCCTCGCGGAAAATCAATTCAAAGGTATGTTGCCAAATGTTTTGGGAAATCTTTCAGCCCAACTTGAATTATTTGTTATCAACCACAATCTTATTTTTGGGGAAATCCCTTCGGGGATTGTTAAGTTGATTAGCATGACCCAATTATGGATGAATGCTAACAAATTCACAGGAACAATTCCAAGTGATATTGGTAATCTCCAAAAATTACAAagattatttttacataacaaCAAACTCTCAGGATTGTTACCAATTACCCTTGGAAACTTGTCTTTGGTGAGTGACATGCATTTCGAAAATAACAGATTGCAGGGAACTATCCCATCAAGTATAGGAAAGTgcaaaaatctgaatttgttAAATCTATCTCAAAACAATCTCAGTGGCCCCATTCCAAAACAACTCTTTGCAATTTCCACCTTGTCAACTTCACTTAATTTAGCTCGAAACTTTTTAATTGGACCATTACCACCAGAGGTTGGCAATCTTGTCCATTTATCAGAATTGGACATATCTGAGAATAAGTTGTCTGGTGAAATTCCAGGTAGCCTTAGCTCTTGCACCAGTCTTGAGTACCTTTACATGGAAGGTAATTTCTTTCGGGGAGTAATTCCAACATCTTTGAGTACTTCAAGAGGTATTCAAGTTATCGATCTTTCTCGAAACAAGTTGTCGGGtcaaattccaaatttcttGGATAAACTTTccttgaagaatttgaatttatcctTCAATGATTTTGAGGGAGAGGTTCCAACAAAAGGAGTTTTTGCAAATGCTAGTGCGCTATCAATTGTAGGAAATGATAGGCTTTGTGGGGGCATATCTAAACTAAAGTTGCCTAGGTGtgtaacaaaagaaaataagaaaatgaagtGGCATCTTGcaatcaaaatattaatctCTGTGGCTTGTGTGATTCTAGTTGTGACCACAgtgtcatttttcttattttactggcacaaaaatagaagaaaagaaaacacttCAGGATCTTACTTGAGAAAATCACTTCTAAAAGTGTCTTACCAAACTCTCCTTAAAGCAACCGATGGATTCTCTTCAGCAAATTTAATTGGTGTGGGTAGTTTTGGCTCAGTGTATAAAGGCATCCTTGGTGAGGATGGATCAATTGTTGCGGTCAAGGTACTAAATCTTCAACGCAGAGGAGCTTTTAGGAGCTTCATCTCAGAGTGTGAAACCTTGAAAAATATTCGTCATCGAAATCTTGTGAAGATCATAACTTCTTGCTCAAGTGTGGATTTTCATGGTGATGATTTTAAGGCTCTAGTCTATGAGTTCATGCCCAATGGAAATCTAGAAAACTGGTTACATGATCTAGAAACAGATTTTGGGCAAGTAAAGATGCAAAATTTGAACCTTCTTCAAAGAATAAACATTGCCATTGATGTTGCATGTGCACTCGATTATCTACATCACCATTGCCCAATGCCAGTTGTTCACTGTGATTTAAAGCCAAGCAACATTCTTTTCGACAATGATATGATTGCTCATGTTGGAGATTTTggacttgcaaaatttcttttagaacaaacaaatctaaaGCAAAGCAGCTCAATTGGAATAAGAGGAACAATTGGGTACACTCCTCCAG AGTATGGTCTAGGAAGTGAAGTGTCAACCAAAGGGGATGTCTATAGTTATGGAATCTTATTGTTGGAGATGATAACAGGAAAGAGACCTACAGATAGTATGTTTGATGGAGGATTGAATCTTCATAACTATGCTAGCATAGCCTGGCCTAACCGTGTGTTGGAGATTGCGGACCCAAAACTTTTAAACAATAATGATGAAGTAATTGGCAATCACAATTGCACCCTAACAAATAGAACGAATGAGTGTTTGATATCCATGGTGAAGCTTGGCCTGGCATGCTCTATGGAGTTGCCGCAAGAACGATGGGACATTAGCAAGGCCATCTCTGAGTTGCAATTGGCTAGGGACCTTCTTCTTGGCGCTAGGATTTAA